A genomic stretch from Leptotrichia sp. HSP-536 includes:
- a CDS encoding ATPase, T2SS/T4P/T4SS family, giving the protein MTESEKYELQKQTQIDFVNERLSALKEYMEDDDITEIMLNPDGYVWVESYERGMYKTNTYLNEMEGYKIIQVLASYNSKIISEKNPRLSGNLPNSDRFQGAAKGITKGIPIFTIRKRPKKIFTLDDYLAMGSITEFQKNFLTEAILSKKNIVVSGGTGTGKTTFTNALVDYLKQVDRIRNTVERIYIIEEVEEIICDKENVLRVFVTEDVSALELSKDALRHRPDRIIQGELRYGEEAEEILKNWNTGHSGGFTTVHSDGAEETLERLEELLMEVDRNPRQPLIGRSVDVIVNIIRTVENGKTVRKVNKIIKVNGFNKKTKEYEIEEIGYEAEGL; this is encoded by the coding sequence ATGACAGAAAGTGAAAAATATGAACTGCAAAAGCAAACACAGATAGATTTTGTAAATGAAAGGTTGTCAGCACTGAAAGAATATATGGAAGATGACGATATTACTGAAATAATGCTAAATCCCGATGGATATGTATGGGTGGAATCATATGAAAGGGGAATGTATAAGACAAATACATATCTGAATGAGATGGAAGGGTATAAAATTATTCAAGTATTGGCTTCGTACAACTCAAAGATAATTTCTGAAAAAAATCCAAGACTTTCTGGAAATTTGCCAAATTCTGACAGATTTCAGGGAGCTGCAAAAGGAATTACTAAAGGGATTCCAATATTTACAATAAGGAAAAGACCTAAAAAAATATTTACGCTTGATGACTATTTAGCAATGGGTTCAATTACAGAATTTCAGAAAAATTTTCTTACGGAAGCCATTTTAAGTAAAAAGAATATAGTTGTATCGGGTGGAACTGGTACAGGAAAGACAACATTTACTAATGCTCTTGTTGATTATTTAAAACAAGTTGACAGGATTAGAAATACTGTTGAAAGAATATACATTATTGAAGAAGTTGAAGAAATTATTTGTGATAAGGAAAACGTATTAAGAGTATTTGTAACTGAAGATGTTTCTGCACTGGAATTATCAAAGGACGCACTTAGACATAGACCTGACAGGATTATTCAGGGAGAACTTAGATATGGAGAAGAAGCTGAGGAGATACTTAAAAACTGGAATACTGGGCATAGTGGCGGATTTACAACAGTCCATTCAGATGGGGCAGAAGAAACTTTGGAAAGACTGGAAGAACTATTAATGGAAGTTGACAGGAATCCAAGACAGCCACTTATAGGACGTTCTGTGGATGTAATTGTAAATATTATAAGAACGGTTGAAAATGGTAAAACTGTAAGAAAGGTAAACAAGATAATCAAAGTGAATGGTTTTAACAAAAAGACAAAGGAATATGAAATTGAGGAGATAGGATATGAAGCTGAAGGTTTATAA
- a CDS encoding type IV secretory system conjugative DNA transfer family protein — MDKKYKPLRNTKPVKWIFSIMMFILVNITGLMVISTNYMEELEKVNNYATFAKIRRLIKPVIIGKKNQYMYFPSGNWEMIMKKTPRLTSQFQLGICSLLVGSLIILTMPYWKKKKLKSHGEAEFGTYDDLKKNKKKPSDVDFLSGNENGFVIGYVKTLSGKLKLLYDTSMIHIALFLPTRGGKGVGYIIPSLIAGLKERSTFISDIKKENYELTSWYRAKILKHRILKFEPMNELSNSYNFLSEVRYGTNYEIEDCRIIGTMIVGEDESKDPFWGDSAKDTISTLTGYVHYREVSNRPEEDPDITDVRVSLNDVISIITNTENSLYRMFAKYLGKSIEEDEDFNEMPEDFTLKEKTVEKLRKIYTDEESIKALNKGLHPFVAKQFGYLLQNTGENTFKSITSTAKTKLQVFEIPSVVKNIGKSDFRALDLVNGDNPVDLYFVIKPKDIDLLAPLVRIMYIQLTNLLMESLSKKNFNIIFLMDELNAYGRMKPLVKGLGYYAGFGIKMVGIFQGLDQLNSTYDKQGKEVLNGCQIQVFGRPNDEAAPDYISKTLGKETIRVKSRNIGLKGGGNVSEQGKDLLSPSEIRLLPDRKAVVITGYKKPLLLDKLYYYEYPELLKRTQHQPVFFKDGYVIFEAMKGMYEYEHTFRMKEEDFYDDIKYEKIIEKVKKKYKSEKIG, encoded by the coding sequence ATGGATAAAAAATACAAGCCGCTTAGAAATACGAAGCCTGTAAAATGGATTTTTTCAATAATGATGTTCATTTTGGTAAATATAACAGGTTTAATGGTAATATCAACAAACTATATGGAAGAACTGGAAAAAGTTAATAACTATGCAACTTTTGCAAAAATACGTAGATTAATAAAACCAGTAATTATTGGGAAAAAGAATCAGTATATGTATTTTCCATCTGGAAATTGGGAAATGATAATGAAAAAAACTCCTAGATTAACTTCACAGTTTCAGTTAGGTATATGCTCTCTTTTGGTTGGATCATTAATTATTCTAACAATGCCATACTGGAAAAAAAAGAAACTAAAATCACACGGAGAAGCTGAATTTGGAACATATGATGATTTGAAGAAAAATAAGAAAAAGCCGTCGGATGTAGATTTTTTAAGTGGTAATGAAAATGGTTTTGTTATTGGATATGTAAAAACTTTATCAGGAAAATTAAAATTGCTTTATGATACGTCAATGATACATATTGCCTTGTTCTTGCCAACAAGAGGGGGAAAAGGTGTAGGATACATTATTCCGAGCCTTATTGCAGGATTAAAAGAAAGGTCAACTTTTATTTCTGACATAAAAAAGGAAAATTATGAACTTACAAGCTGGTACAGAGCAAAGATATTAAAACATAGAATATTAAAATTTGAGCCAATGAATGAACTTTCAAATAGCTATAACTTTTTATCAGAAGTAAGATATGGAACAAATTATGAGATTGAAGATTGCAGAATAATTGGAACAATGATCGTTGGGGAAGATGAGAGCAAGGATCCGTTTTGGGGAGACAGTGCAAAAGATACAATTTCTACTTTAACTGGCTATGTTCATTACAGAGAAGTAAGCAATCGTCCTGAAGAAGATCCTGATATAACAGATGTTAGAGTTTCACTAAACGATGTAATATCAATAATTACTAATACTGAAAATTCTTTGTATAGAATGTTTGCAAAATATCTTGGAAAATCTATTGAAGAAGATGAAGATTTTAATGAAATGCCAGAAGATTTTACACTGAAGGAAAAAACAGTTGAAAAGCTTAGGAAAATATATACTGATGAGGAATCAATTAAAGCATTAAACAAAGGACTACATCCATTTGTTGCAAAACAGTTTGGATATTTATTACAAAATACAGGAGAAAATACGTTTAAGTCTATTACATCAACAGCAAAGACTAAATTACAGGTATTTGAAATTCCTTCGGTTGTAAAAAATATAGGAAAGTCTGATTTTAGGGCATTGGACTTGGTTAATGGCGATAATCCTGTAGATTTGTACTTTGTTATAAAACCCAAAGATATAGACTTATTAGCTCCATTAGTACGGATAATGTATATTCAGCTGACAAATTTATTAATGGAGAGTTTAAGTAAGAAAAATTTTAACATAATATTTTTAATGGATGAACTGAATGCTTATGGCAGGATGAAACCTCTTGTAAAAGGGCTTGGGTACTATGCAGGATTTGGAATAAAGATGGTTGGAATATTTCAAGGGCTTGATCAGTTAAATTCAACATATGATAAACAGGGGAAAGAGGTGTTGAATGGATGTCAAATTCAGGTATTTGGTAGACCAAACGATGAAGCTGCGCCTGACTATATTTCAAAGACGCTTGGTAAAGAAACAATCAGAGTAAAAAGTAGAAATATCGGGCTAAAAGGGGGAGGAAATGTTTCAGAACAGGGAAAAGATTTATTAAGTCCTTCAGAAATAAGACTGCTGCCTGACAGAAAAGCAGTTGTAATTACGGGATATAAAAAACCTTTATTATTAGATAAGCTCTATTACTACGAATATCCTGAACTGTTAAAAAGAACACAGCACCAGCCAGTATTCTTTAAGGACGGATATGTAATATTTGAAGCAATGAAAGGGATGTATGAATATGAGCATACATTTAGGATGAAAGAAGAAGATTTTTACGATGATATAAAATATGAAAAAATTATTGAAAAAGTGAAGAAAAAATATAAATCAGAAAAAATAGGATAG
- a CDS encoding VirB3 family type IV secretion system protein has protein sequence MKLKVYKSLLDVKMIMGLPYKIFISLVLFTGIIFLIFRHWIIFIPAGTIYILCAVMSVKNPMTLELIMEHYKTERYLNP, from the coding sequence ATGAAGCTGAAGGTTTATAAGTCTTTACTGGATGTGAAGATGATAATGGGGCTGCCATATAAGATTTTTATATCGCTAGTGTTATTCACAGGAATCATATTTTTAATATTCAGGCATTGGATAATTTTTATACCAGCAGGAACAATATATATTCTGTGTGCAGTTATGTCGGTAAAAAATCCGATGACATTGGAACTGATAATGGAGCATTACAAAACTGAAAGATATTTAAATCCTTAA